The Tindallia magadiensis genome includes a window with the following:
- a CDS encoding SurA N-terminal domain-containing protein yields the protein MKQKKKTLLMLALVFLLVITACGNSEGVAEESEETQEDLGEVVATVNGENIYESTFQRQVDRMISANEQQGMSFEGEEGEMVKAQIEDQVMDYLVQQEVLLQEARTRQLKASEEEIDDEMEMIRGQFETEEEYEQALEENLFTEEELRNTIKAELTIETLLESESPEIEIEEEEIQEYYSFYEMQHEQQMAMIQQEGVELSDEEMEMMKLPSYEEMEEDLRQQITMQKQQEYHMLLVEELMENSEIDILI from the coding sequence GTGAAGCAGAAGAAAAAAACGCTATTAATGCTGGCTTTGGTATTCCTGTTGGTCATCACAGCTTGCGGAAATTCTGAGGGAGTCGCTGAAGAAAGCGAAGAAACTCAGGAAGACCTTGGGGAAGTAGTGGCGACTGTTAATGGGGAAAATATTTATGAATCAACTTTTCAAAGACAGGTTGATCGAATGATTTCAGCTAATGAACAACAAGGGATGAGCTTTGAGGGTGAAGAAGGAGAAATGGTCAAAGCGCAAATCGAAGACCAGGTAATGGATTATTTGGTTCAACAAGAAGTGTTGCTACAGGAAGCCAGAACTCGCCAATTGAAGGCTTCTGAAGAAGAGATTGATGATGAAATGGAAATGATCAGAGGTCAGTTTGAGACAGAGGAAGAATACGAACAAGCTTTAGAAGAGAATCTGTTTACGGAAGAAGAACTCAGAAATACGATAAAAGCAGAGCTAACTATTGAAACACTCTTAGAAAGCGAGAGTCCGGAAATAGAGATAGAGGAAGAAGAGATTCAAGAGTATTATAGTTTCTATGAAATGCAGCATGAACAACAAATGGCTATGATTCAGCAAGAGGGAGTAGAGCTTTCGGATGAAGAAATGGAAATGATGAAATTACCATCCTATGAAGAAATGGAAGAAGACCTACGTCAACAAATTACGATGCAGAAACAGCAAGAATACCATATGCTGCTGGTAGAAGAATTGATGGAAAACAGCGAAATAGATATACTAATTTAA
- a CDS encoding TrpB-like pyridoxal phosphate-dependent enzyme — protein sequence MKNVPYRIYLDEKELPKKWYNIQADMPVKCQPALNPQTHEPIGPEELSAIFPMELIKQEVSQERYIDIPEEVQEMYRSFRPSPLCRAYRLEEALGTPAKIYYKYEGTTPSGSHKMNTAIPQVYYNKQEGITRLATETGAGQWGSALSIASQMFGLECMVYMVKVSYEQKPYRKSLMQTYGAKVTPSPSEYTKAGRDILKKDPGSLGSLGIAISEAVEDAASRKDTSYALGSVLNHVILHQTIIGEEAIKQMEKIDEYPDMVIGCCGGGSNFAGISFPFMRDKIADKRKTQFIAVEPAACPTLTKGKFSYDFGDTAKMAPITMMYTLGHDFVPEGIHAGGLRYHGESPLVSQLYHDGFIEGKSVHQTKVFEAAIQFARAEAILPAPESAHAIQVAIDEAKKCKETGEEKTILFALSGHGHFDLAAYEAYLSGKICDVEYTNDMLEEGLKCVPSIQCPSL from the coding sequence ATGAAAAATGTTCCCTATCGAATTTACCTTGATGAAAAGGAGTTACCTAAAAAATGGTACAATATTCAGGCGGATATGCCGGTGAAGTGTCAGCCAGCTCTAAATCCTCAAACTCATGAACCGATTGGACCGGAAGAATTATCGGCAATTTTTCCAATGGAATTAATCAAACAAGAGGTATCACAGGAACGCTATATCGATATTCCGGAAGAAGTACAAGAAATGTATCGTTCTTTCAGACCATCACCTCTCTGTAGAGCCTATAGACTGGAAGAGGCATTAGGAACACCGGCTAAAATCTATTATAAATATGAGGGGACAACTCCTTCTGGAAGTCATAAAATGAACACCGCTATTCCGCAAGTATACTATAATAAACAAGAGGGTATCACTCGGTTGGCAACAGAAACCGGTGCAGGGCAATGGGGCTCTGCTTTAAGCATTGCATCACAAATGTTTGGGCTGGAATGTATGGTATATATGGTGAAGGTAAGTTATGAACAAAAACCATATCGCAAATCTTTGATGCAGACGTATGGAGCAAAGGTAACACCAAGTCCCAGTGAATATACAAAAGCGGGGCGGGACATACTGAAAAAAGATCCCGGATCTTTGGGAAGTCTTGGTATTGCTATTAGTGAAGCAGTAGAAGATGCAGCATCCAGAAAAGACACCAGTTATGCATTAGGGAGTGTCTTAAACCATGTTATTTTACATCAGACCATTATTGGTGAAGAAGCCATAAAACAAATGGAAAAAATTGATGAGTATCCAGACATGGTGATAGGTTGTTGCGGTGGAGGTAGTAATTTTGCGGGAATATCTTTTCCATTCATGAGAGATAAGATTGCAGACAAAAGGAAAACTCAATTTATAGCTGTTGAACCGGCTGCTTGCCCTACGCTGACAAAAGGAAAATTCTCATACGATTTTGGGGATACGGCAAAAATGGCTCCTATTACAATGATGTATACTCTGGGGCATGACTTCGTTCCAGAAGGCATTCATGCTGGTGGACTTCGATATCATGGAGAATCACCGTTGGTAAGTCAGCTTTACCATGATGGGTTTATCGAAGGAAAATCGGTTCATCAAACAAAAGTATTTGAAGCAGCTATTCAATTTGCAAGAGCAGAAGCGATATTACCGGCACCGGAATCAGCTCACGCCATTCAGGTAGCCATTGACGAAGCAAAAAAATGTAAAGAAACGGGTGAAGAAAAAACGATTCTTTTCGCCTTAAGCGGCCACGGGCATTTTGACTTAGCAGCTTATGAAGCCTATCTTTCCGGAAAAATATGTGATGTGGAGTATACGAATGATATGTTGGAAGAAGGACTGAAATGTGTACCATCTATCCAATGTCCGTCACTTTAA
- a CDS encoding alanine/glycine:cation symporter family protein: MEELLDLLVGWLWGPAMLVLVLGLGAYLTVKSGFWQFRFFGHSVKYVWSNLVRDKGEGKGILSSFEAFSVATAGAIGVGNIGGVASAIAIGGPGAIFWMWVTALVGFMTKMTEVALAVHYRSEKENGDTYGGPTYYLDKGWSGQLGLPFWKPMAVIFGIGILSSWVLTMQTFTVSESIAATFGVSQVAAATGVGIFMYFVVLGGIPRIGRFASYVVPFMAAFYLLAGIIIIIMNIAELMPALGLIFGHAFQPMAPVGGFAGAAVAMAIRMGVARGVYSNEAGWGSAPMAHATANVDHPIKQGMWGIFEVFIDSIIVCTITALVIIMSGAFESGEAGATLTLLAFEMEIGYWGVVIVTVGVVLFGFTTLTGWYAYYETILRHGFGDESAFAKFMLNVLKYGYPIPGWALVVYTQAVGMPTGTVWLIADITVAIPVYINLIALIPLCPKFFELLKHYNATELGILPVTDEIQKTNIFWEEGQSFKSY; encoded by the coding sequence ATGGAAGAATTACTAGATCTCTTAGTTGGTTGGTTGTGGGGACCTGCTATGCTGGTGCTTGTTTTAGGTCTTGGAGCATACCTTACGGTAAAAAGCGGTTTCTGGCAGTTTCGGTTTTTTGGCCATTCAGTAAAATATGTGTGGAGTAACTTGGTACGGGATAAAGGCGAAGGAAAAGGGATTCTTTCTTCCTTTGAGGCATTTAGTGTGGCGACAGCCGGTGCCATTGGTGTTGGTAACATAGGGGGAGTAGCTAGTGCTATTGCTATAGGTGGACCAGGAGCTATCTTTTGGATGTGGGTGACAGCACTGGTTGGGTTTATGACAAAAATGACAGAGGTAGCATTAGCTGTTCATTATCGAAGTGAAAAAGAAAATGGAGATACCTATGGTGGACCCACCTACTATCTGGATAAAGGATGGTCAGGCCAACTGGGGTTACCATTTTGGAAACCGATGGCGGTTATTTTTGGTATTGGGATTCTGTCTTCCTGGGTATTAACGATGCAAACCTTTACTGTGTCGGAGTCAATTGCAGCAACTTTTGGTGTTAGCCAAGTGGCAGCAGCAACGGGTGTTGGTATTTTTATGTATTTTGTTGTTTTAGGAGGAATACCAAGAATTGGACGCTTCGCATCCTATGTTGTTCCTTTTATGGCAGCGTTTTATTTATTGGCAGGTATTATTATTATTATTATGAATATTGCTGAACTTATGCCGGCATTGGGACTTATTTTTGGTCATGCATTTCAACCGATGGCGCCGGTAGGTGGATTTGCTGGAGCTGCTGTAGCAATGGCGATCCGAATGGGAGTTGCTCGTGGTGTTTACAGTAATGAAGCTGGATGGGGATCAGCTCCGATGGCCCATGCAACGGCAAATGTAGATCATCCTATCAAGCAGGGAATGTGGGGAATTTTTGAAGTATTTATCGACTCAATTATTGTATGTACGATAACAGCTTTAGTGATTATTATGAGTGGTGCTTTTGAATCTGGTGAAGCAGGTGCTACCTTAACACTACTCGCCTTTGAGATGGAAATTGGCTATTGGGGTGTTGTTATTGTAACGGTAGGAGTTGTGCTCTTTGGGTTCACAACTCTGACTGGTTGGTACGCTTATTATGAGACCATTTTACGTCATGGTTTTGGAGATGAATCTGCTTTTGCTAAATTCATGTTAAATGTATTAAAGTATGGTTATCCAATACCTGGCTGGGCATTAGTTGTTTATACACAGGCCGTTGGAATGCCTACGGGAACAGTATGGCTCATTGCTGATATTACGGTTGCGATACCGGTATATATTAATCTCATTGCACTGATCCCATTGTGTCCTAAATTCTTCGAACTTCTAAAGCATTATAATGCTACAGAATTAGGAATATTGCCGGTAACCGATGAAATTCAAAAAACGAACATTTTCTGGGAAGAAGGGCAGTCTTTTAAGTCTTACTAG
- a CDS encoding M20 metallopeptidase family protein — MSLKDTLKIEIEQLTDELIRLRRDFHQHPELGFEEYRTAGIVSDYLREQGIEVERVAETGVIGILRGQEDGPVLMLRADMDALPMDEKTDVSFRSIYEGKMHACGHDGHTAMLMVAAKILAKHREEIKGTIKFVFQPNEEDAGAAIIIEEGVMENPKVDAALGIHLWSPLSSGKVGITAGPLMASSYYFWLTIKGKGGHGGAPHLAVDPIFCGKEIMNALQSLQTREQDVLKPTLINFGQFHAGTNPIIISQQAELAGSVRCLHNEDARIRQRFEEIVAHVCRMYGADYELTFKCGNELLTNDLEMTNLIKQSATEAFGVESLQETDLTVMLGEDFASFANMVPSAFYFLGIGNKEKKTDMPHHHPEFKLDEEVLALGVEMHIRGAMAYFEKIQK, encoded by the coding sequence ATGTCACTAAAAGACACTCTGAAAATAGAAATTGAACAGCTAACAGATGAATTGATACGCTTACGCAGAGATTTTCATCAACATCCTGAATTAGGTTTTGAAGAATATAGAACAGCAGGAATTGTATCGGACTATTTACGAGAGCAGGGAATAGAAGTTGAAAGAGTAGCAGAAACAGGCGTTATCGGCATTTTGAGAGGTCAAGAAGATGGACCTGTATTAATGCTTCGAGCAGATATGGATGCGCTTCCAATGGATGAAAAAACGGATGTATCTTTTCGATCTATTTATGAAGGGAAAATGCATGCTTGTGGTCATGACGGGCATACCGCCATGTTAATGGTAGCTGCAAAAATATTGGCAAAACACCGTGAAGAAATAAAAGGTACTATTAAATTTGTTTTTCAGCCTAATGAAGAAGACGCCGGAGCAGCAATTATTATTGAAGAAGGTGTGATGGAAAATCCCAAAGTGGATGCTGCTTTAGGAATTCATTTATGGAGTCCTTTATCCAGTGGGAAAGTTGGTATTACCGCCGGACCATTAATGGCTTCTAGTTACTACTTTTGGTTAACCATTAAAGGGAAAGGGGGACATGGAGGGGCGCCTCATTTAGCGGTGGATCCTATTTTTTGCGGAAAAGAAATTATGAATGCATTACAATCCCTGCAGACTCGCGAGCAAGACGTTTTGAAACCAACACTCATTAATTTTGGTCAATTTCATGCGGGGACAAACCCTATTATTATTTCTCAACAAGCTGAATTAGCAGGATCTGTCCGATGCCTGCATAATGAAGATGCTCGTATCCGTCAACGATTTGAAGAAATTGTTGCTCATGTGTGCAGGATGTATGGAGCAGACTATGAACTGACATTTAAGTGTGGGAATGAATTATTGACTAATGACCTGGAAATGACAAATCTTATCAAACAAAGTGCAACAGAAGCTTTTGGAGTAGAAAGTCTTCAGGAAACGGATTTAACTGTGATGCTGGGAGAAGATTTTGCTTCCTTTGCCAATATGGTTCCGAGTGCTTTTTATTTTCTAGGAATTGGAAACAAAGAAAAGAAAACGGATATGCCGCATCATCATCCTGAGTTCAAGTTAGATGAAGAGGTGTTGGCTTTAGGTGTCGAGATGCATATTAGGGGAGCTATGGCCTATTTCGAAAAAATTCAGAAATAA
- a CDS encoding aminotransferase family protein, with protein sequence MSLNKAPKNHVFYRNQNWIYPRIESGEGVYLYGEGGKEYIDACSGSAVANIGHGNAEIAQFAKEQIERVAFTHLSRWTVDTIEKCAEKVCEWAPGDLNHVYFVSGGSESTETAIKMARQYYVERDGKESKKWKVISKWNSFHGNTLGALSMTGIPGRRNIYEPMLIDFPKIPQFYHYRNPWNCQTLEETSIKAAEALEEEIIKQGAENICAFISEPVVGSAVPGVHPTKIYFDKVREICNRYDILFIMDEVMAGFGRTGKKFASDHFDVVPDIITCAKGMSSGYTPMGAAICSEKVFDTIMVQGSGNFIHGHTYASNPLSCGIGLKVLEIIEREGILQNAAEQGEYFGERMEQLYKYPIIGDVRGKGLMWGIEFVQDRDTKEPFDPSVNLKGKFTVNCLEEGVVPYPGGGSAGNGKGDDTLLAPPINITRTELTEMMDRLERAIDKTSKQVL encoded by the coding sequence ATGAGTTTAAACAAAGCGCCAAAGAATCATGTTTTTTATCGGAATCAAAACTGGATTTATCCGCGTATCGAAAGCGGTGAAGGTGTATACCTTTATGGAGAAGGTGGCAAGGAGTATATAGATGCCTGCTCTGGTTCTGCTGTAGCTAACATTGGCCATGGTAACGCAGAGATAGCTCAGTTTGCCAAAGAGCAAATTGAACGAGTAGCCTTTACGCACCTTTCAAGATGGACTGTGGATACAATAGAAAAATGTGCAGAAAAAGTGTGTGAATGGGCACCGGGAGATTTAAATCATGTCTACTTTGTTTCTGGCGGTTCAGAGTCAACGGAAACGGCCATAAAAATGGCTCGGCAATATTATGTTGAAAGAGATGGAAAAGAAAGTAAAAAATGGAAAGTCATCAGCAAATGGAATTCTTTTCATGGAAATACTTTAGGGGCTCTTTCAATGACTGGAATACCGGGAAGAAGAAACATTTACGAACCCATGTTAATTGACTTCCCTAAAATTCCTCAGTTCTACCATTATCGTAATCCTTGGAATTGTCAGACCTTGGAAGAAACCAGTATTAAGGCGGCAGAAGCATTAGAAGAAGAAATAATCAAACAAGGTGCCGAAAACATTTGCGCCTTTATTTCAGAACCAGTGGTTGGATCAGCAGTTCCTGGAGTTCATCCGACTAAGATTTACTTTGACAAAGTGAGAGAAATTTGTAACCGATACGACATTCTGTTTATTATGGACGAAGTAATGGCAGGTTTTGGTCGTACTGGCAAAAAATTTGCGTCAGATCACTTTGACGTGGTTCCGGACATTATTACCTGCGCTAAAGGAATGAGTTCAGGATATACACCTATGGGAGCTGCAATTTGCAGTGAAAAAGTTTTTGATACCATTATGGTGCAAGGATCAGGGAATTTTATTCATGGTCATACCTATGCCAGTAATCCTCTTTCCTGTGGAATCGGCTTAAAAGTACTTGAAATTATCGAAAGAGAAGGTATTTTGCAAAATGCAGCTGAGCAGGGAGAATACTTTGGAGAAAGAATGGAACAACTATATAAATACCCGATTATTGGTGATGTTCGTGGAAAAGGGCTAATGTGGGGTATTGAATTTGTTCAGGATAGAGATACAAAAGAGCCTTTCGATCCATCTGTAAACCTGAAAGGCAAGTTTACGGTTAATTGCTTGGAGGAAGGTGTTGTACCTTATCCGGGTGGTGGTTCTGCAGGAAATGGTAAAGGCGATGATACGTTATTAGCACCACCAATCAATATTACACGTACAGAATTAACCGAAATGATGGATAGACTGGAAAGAGCTATTGATAAAACAAGCAAACAAGTATTGTAA
- a CDS encoding bifunctional diguanylate cyclase/phosphodiesterase: MKSIRVQMLVYLMIGAGILFTGMLLFINNKLSDLPEVITEQYQEVTEARANELSHELRGYMKMLQMVSQSPELKKMDITTVKEYLPDLVLPEIMRNMTVIWPDATGWSSVDQWVDVRDQEQYLNIIEKGEVQWISQPFKSPYIEEDWVIIISHSIKNERQQNIGIVNMVVPVGFMNRIVEDVRLGRDTQAWIISEEGNIVSFSPDARYEAVVGQPLDAYKDLSVNSLFQQPSGYVEYTSYDDEEMLMFFHEILHSPNWYFAIAVPAIEIYGEVNSIANAVLAILLFGSFLIIVFAFFYAHSLSRPILALQKVFREAASGNLNIRADETTPNELGEAGKNFNQMIYKIRALTYYDPITNLTNYNGFMLEVPHIIEQMKKEDKLPCIAIISIDGFKRINSISGYESGDQVLKHLARRLESMTDRDEMVARHFGDEFILLISANSVKDIEKRVHLFWKHCSTILHLRDNEFVLKTSIGAAFCEQGISTAEEIFNRATLAKLSIKQQGGNGFQFYNKALEEQIMEEQTIENHLHHAIERKEFRLVYQPIVNGERGTVEAYEALLRWNHPAHVNLGVQQMIQIAEQNGQILEIGSWVLEEACRQNQKWRKSLQKPDLVICVNVSALQFEQRTFTQTIRETLRKTGLPGHCLELEITERIAMTGMEEKLEKMKELKEMGVRMAIDDFGTGYSSLSYFTRYPIDTLKIDKSFINKMGEDQGAETIVNTIINMAHSMEMKAVAEGVETREQMDYLLSKKCDFLQGYYLSKPMEAKVVDGTSQIND, encoded by the coding sequence ATGAAATCAATCCGAGTTCAAATGCTGGTATATCTGATGATAGGTGCAGGCATCCTGTTTACAGGAATGCTTCTTTTTATCAATAACAAACTTTCTGATTTACCGGAAGTTATTACAGAGCAATACCAGGAGGTAACTGAAGCCAGAGCCAATGAACTGTCTCATGAACTTCGTGGCTATATGAAAATGTTACAAATGGTTTCTCAGTCACCAGAATTAAAAAAGATGGATATTACAACCGTTAAAGAATATCTACCTGACTTGGTATTGCCGGAAATAATGCGAAACATGACAGTTATCTGGCCGGATGCTACAGGCTGGAGCAGTGTGGATCAATGGGTAGATGTCAGAGATCAGGAACAGTATTTAAATATCATAGAAAAAGGCGAAGTTCAATGGATATCTCAACCATTTAAGAGTCCTTATATTGAAGAAGACTGGGTTATTATTATTTCCCACTCCATTAAAAATGAAAGGCAACAGAACATAGGCATTGTTAATATGGTGGTACCGGTAGGCTTTATGAATCGCATTGTCGAAGACGTCCGATTAGGCAGAGATACGCAGGCATGGATCATCAGCGAAGAGGGGAATATTGTTTCTTTTTCTCCGGATGCTCGTTATGAAGCGGTTGTAGGTCAGCCTTTAGATGCATATAAGGACCTGTCAGTAAACAGTTTGTTTCAACAGCCTAGCGGTTATGTGGAGTATACAAGTTATGATGACGAAGAAATGCTGATGTTCTTTCATGAAATTCTTCATTCGCCAAACTGGTATTTTGCCATAGCTGTACCAGCGATAGAGATATACGGAGAAGTTAACAGTATTGCTAATGCTGTTTTAGCTATTCTATTATTTGGTTCTTTTCTCATTATTGTGTTTGCGTTTTTCTATGCGCATAGCTTATCAAGGCCAATTTTAGCCTTGCAAAAGGTGTTTAGAGAAGCGGCATCGGGTAATTTGAATATCAGAGCTGACGAAACCACACCGAATGAGCTGGGAGAAGCGGGTAAAAACTTTAACCAAATGATATACAAGATAAGAGCCCTTACTTATTACGACCCGATTACTAATTTGACTAATTACAACGGATTTATGCTGGAGGTACCTCACATCATAGAGCAGATGAAAAAGGAAGATAAGCTTCCTTGCATTGCCATTATTTCTATTGACGGATTTAAACGAATTAACAGCATCAGTGGATATGAATCAGGAGATCAGGTTTTGAAGCATCTTGCCCGTCGATTAGAAAGTATGACGGATAGAGACGAAATGGTGGCACGTCACTTTGGGGATGAATTTATACTATTGATCAGCGCCAACAGTGTTAAGGACATAGAAAAACGGGTTCATTTGTTTTGGAAACATTGCAGCACTATTTTGCATTTACGGGACAATGAATTTGTTTTAAAGACAAGTATCGGTGCAGCCTTTTGCGAACAAGGCATATCGACGGCGGAAGAAATATTTAATCGTGCTACCTTAGCAAAACTTAGTATTAAACAGCAGGGTGGGAATGGATTTCAATTTTACAATAAAGCATTGGAAGAGCAAATTATGGAAGAGCAAACGATTGAAAATCATTTACATCACGCTATTGAAAGAAAGGAATTTCGGTTAGTGTATCAACCTATTGTTAATGGGGAAAGAGGAACTGTTGAAGCTTACGAGGCTTTATTAAGATGGAATCATCCAGCTCATGTAAACCTGGGTGTTCAACAAATGATTCAGATTGCAGAACAAAACGGACAGATTTTAGAAATCGGTAGCTGGGTGCTGGAAGAAGCCTGCCGTCAAAATCAAAAATGGCGAAAGTCCTTACAAAAACCTGATTTAGTAATATGTGTAAATGTATCAGCACTGCAATTTGAACAACGTACATTTACACAAACAATAAGAGAAACACTGAGAAAAACCGGCCTTCCGGGACATTGTCTTGAACTGGAGATAACAGAACGGATTGCAATGACAGGGATGGAAGAAAAATTAGAAAAAATGAAAGAACTTAAAGAAATGGGTGTCAGAATGGCAATTGATGATTTTGGTACAGGCTATTCTTCTTTAAGCTACTTTACTCGATACCCTATTGATACGTTGAAAATTGATAAATCTTTTATTAACAAAATGGGAGAAGACCAAGGAGCAGAAACAATTGTCAATACAATCATTAATATGGCTCACTCTATGGAAATGAAAGCAGTGGCTGAAGGTGTTGAGACAAGAGAGCAGATGGATTACCTGCTGAGTAAAAAATGTGACTTCTTACAGGGGTATTATTTATCAAAACCTATGGAAGCAAAAGTTGTGGATGGAACCTCACAAATAAATGATTGA
- a CDS encoding amidohydrolase family protein, whose product MISLLIKNAWLLTMQGEACGFVEKGAVAVDKDKIISVGKTEELENKWQAEKVIDATGKVVLPGLIDAHIHTGMALYRGVAQDMNNWLQKGVGPFFNGITDEEISIGSMLNVLEGIKAGTTTFGDYDYPMARIVNNHYQAGVRCHVASMVNELPSNLHHLRVGEIYPLDQTIGKRKLKEAIELLDKWHRKGNGRITCALGPQGADMVSKELLLEMRKLAKTYGVKVHIHVAQGERETDQMIKRYGMRTVEYLNSIGYLDEDLMAVHLTDATKEEVELLAKSGVSMIHCPGSIGLIDGIVPPVIEYMEAGGKVGLGSDQAPGNNCNNMFNEMKSAAIFNKIKKADPTVMPAEKALRLATIEGAKAIGLEKEVGSLEVGKKADMIIVNMQEPGLSPVILKPVNNIVANLVYSARGHEVETSIIDGEIIMENRWIRSVDEQEVIQKAQRAANSLSERIVKRIQSVNN is encoded by the coding sequence ATGATCAGCTTACTGATTAAAAATGCTTGGCTACTGACCATGCAAGGTGAGGCATGTGGGTTTGTAGAAAAAGGTGCCGTTGCGGTTGATAAAGATAAAATCATATCGGTGGGAAAAACCGAAGAATTGGAAAATAAGTGGCAAGCAGAAAAAGTAATAGATGCTACTGGCAAAGTGGTGCTTCCAGGACTGATAGATGCACACATACATACAGGAATGGCGCTGTACCGGGGAGTTGCCCAAGACATGAATAACTGGCTTCAAAAGGGGGTTGGTCCGTTTTTTAATGGGATAACGGACGAAGAGATTAGCATTGGTTCTATGCTGAATGTTTTAGAGGGAATTAAAGCTGGTACTACAACCTTTGGTGACTATGATTATCCAATGGCTCGAATTGTAAATAATCATTATCAGGCAGGAGTGCGATGTCACGTTGCTAGCATGGTGAACGAACTTCCTTCTAATTTGCATCATTTAAGGGTAGGAGAAATCTATCCCCTAGATCAGACCATAGGAAAAAGAAAGCTGAAAGAAGCGATAGAACTTTTAGATAAATGGCATAGAAAAGGAAATGGGCGCATTACATGCGCCTTGGGGCCGCAGGGTGCTGATATGGTATCAAAAGAGTTGCTGTTAGAAATGAGGAAACTAGCCAAAACTTATGGGGTAAAGGTGCATATCCACGTGGCGCAGGGAGAGCGGGAAACAGATCAAATGATAAAACGATATGGAATGAGAACTGTTGAATACCTTAACAGCATAGGATACTTAGATGAAGATCTAATGGCGGTACATTTGACAGATGCAACGAAAGAAGAAGTGGAGTTATTGGCAAAAAGTGGGGTATCGATGATTCATTGTCCTGGCAGCATTGGATTAATAGATGGGATCGTGCCACCAGTGATAGAATATATGGAAGCTGGTGGAAAAGTTGGACTGGGTTCAGATCAGGCGCCGGGAAATAACTGTAATAATATGTTTAACGAAATGAAATCGGCGGCAATATTCAATAAGATCAAAAAAGCAGACCCAACAGTCATGCCTGCTGAAAAAGCCTTACGATTGGCAACTATTGAAGGTGCAAAAGCTATTGGTTTAGAAAAAGAAGTCGGATCATTGGAAGTAGGAAAAAAAGCAGATATGATTATTGTCAATATGCAAGAACCAGGACTTTCGCCGGTTATTCTGAAACCTGTCAATAATATTGTAGCTAACCTAGTATATTCGGCAAGAGGGCATGAAGTGGAAACCAGTATTATTGATGGAGAAATTATTATGGAGAATAGATGGATAAGGTCTGTTGATGAGCAGGAAGTGATTCAAAAAGCTCAACGCGCAGCCAACTCTCTATCGGAAAGAATCGTGAAACGAATACAATCGGTAAATAACTGA
- a CDS encoding dUTP diphosphatase, translating to MDWIKLYNRQRELDLFIQKNHQLENESLTDRKILAFQVELGELANETRCFKFWSHKTASSKEVILEEYVDGLHFLLSLGLEMDYRFNELEPGSICEDEIRQFLSVYHAVSQFEKERDEAAFHHLFQSFLSLGEKLGFTRAEVMESYLAKNEVNHQRQDEGY from the coding sequence ATGGATTGGATAAAGTTATATAATAGGCAAAGAGAACTGGATTTGTTTATCCAAAAAAATCATCAATTAGAAAATGAAAGCTTAACAGACAGGAAAATTTTAGCCTTTCAGGTAGAGTTAGGAGAATTGGCCAATGAAACAAGGTGTTTCAAATTTTGGAGCCATAAAACAGCATCATCTAAAGAAGTGATTTTAGAAGAGTATGTGGATGGACTTCACTTTTTACTAAGCCTTGGACTAGAAATGGATTATAGGTTTAATGAATTAGAGCCTGGAAGTATTTGTGAAGATGAAATCCGGCAATTTCTATCCGTGTATCACGCTGTTAGCCAATTTGAAAAAGAAAGAGATGAGGCCGCTTTTCACCATCTTTTTCAGTCATTTCTGTCTTTGGGAGAAAAATTGGGTTTTACCCGTGCCGAAGTGATGGAATCTTATTTAGCAAAAAACGAAGTGAATCATCAGCGACAGGACGAAGGATATTAA
- a CDS encoding DUF3870 domain-containing protein, with protein sequence MTANYSNNTVYFIAYAKLPGEIPAANLHRVVGLGLIIDRNSGEIVDVSCTLLTKEAREFIKSVLVGHNIHDEGAEVIAASIRDRYHGFAQKALCVALRGGIERYLQWKNEQTK encoded by the coding sequence GTGACGGCTAATTACTCAAATAACACAGTTTATTTTATTGCCTATGCTAAGCTTCCGGGAGAAATTCCGGCAGCTAATCTGCATCGGGTTGTTGGATTAGGGCTTATCATCGACCGGAACAGTGGTGAAATTGTTGATGTATCCTGCACGTTACTCACAAAAGAAGCCCGGGAATTTATTAAATCAGTATTGGTCGGACATAATATTCATGATGAAGGAGCCGAAGTAATTGCTGCATCTATCAGAGATCGGTACCATGGCTTTGCTCAGAAAGCGTTATGCGTTGCCTTGCGAGGTGGAATAGAGCGCTATCTTCAATGGAAAAATGAACAAACCAAATAA